The nucleotide sequence CCATTGAATCGCCGCACCAGCCACAAAAATACTGCCTTCCAGGGCGTACTCTACCTTGCCATCCACACCCCAGGCAATGGTCGTCAACAACCCGTTTTTGGATGCAACTGCCTTTTCTCCTGTATTCATCAGCATGAAGCAACCTGTTCCGTAAGTGTTTTTGGCCTGCCCTTCCGCAAAGCACGCCTGCCCAAACAAAGCAGCCTGCTGGTCTCCGGCAATCCCGGCAATCGGAATCTGGAATTCGAAGAGCTTCTCGTCAGTGTAGCCATACAATTCGCTGGAAGGACGGACAACTGGCAGCATGGCTTTCGGAATTTGCAGCATGTTCAACAGCTCGTCGTCCCACTCCAGGGAATGAATATTGAACATCAACGTGCGCGAAGCGTTGGAATAGTCGGTCACATGCACAAGGCCATTAGTCAGCTTCCAAATCAGCCACGTATCAATGGTTCCAAACAAGAGGTCGCCTTTCTCGGCTCTCTCCCGTGCTCCCTCCACATGATCGAGCAGCCATTTTACCTTTGTCCCGGAAAAGTAGGCGTCAATCAACAATCCTGTCTTTTCACGAACGGTTTGCTCATAGCCTTGCTCTTTCAACTGGTTGCAAATATCGATGGACTGTCTGCTTTGCCATACAATCGCATTGTGAATCGGCTTGCCCGTGTGCTTATCCCATACCACCGTGGTTTCCCGCTGGTTGGTAATCCCGATCCCTGCGATTTCTTCCGGTTTCACATGATTTTCCAGTAAAACCGCTTTCAAAACCTCTAGCTGCGATTCCCAGATTTCCTCGGCAT is from Brevibacillus brevis and encodes:
- the glpK gene encoding glycerol kinase GlpK — its product is MENKYMLSLDQGTTSSRAILFDKSGAIIGVAQKEFTQIYPKPGWVEHNAEEIWESQLEVLKAVLLENHVKPEEIAGIGITNQRETTVVWDKHTGKPIHNAIVWQSRQSIDICNQLKEQGYEQTVREKTGLLIDAYFSGTKVKWLLDHVEGARERAEKGDLLFGTIDTWLIWKLTNGLVHVTDYSNASRTLMFNIHSLEWDDELLNMLQIPKAMLPVVRPSSELYGYTDEKLFEFQIPIAGIAGDQQAALFGQACFAEGQAKNTYGTGCFMLMNTGEKAVASKNGLLTTIAWGVDGKVEYALEGSIFVAGAAIQWLRDGLKLIEKSSDSEKHALAVDTTDGVYMVPAFVGLGAPYWDMEARGAIFGLTRGTTEDHLIRAALESLAYQTRDVLEAMEADSGIRLQKLAVDGGAVANNFLMQFQSDILNTEVERPRVNETTALGAAYLAGLAVGYWGSKEDIVNNKVVERSFSPDMAEEVRQGLYAGWKQAVTATMGYKIRH